In Simplicispira sp. 125, one DNA window encodes the following:
- a CDS encoding sigma-54 dependent transcriptional regulator, translating to MSLNAPAASILVVDDEPDLRTLYELTLLREGYRVDTAATLLEARQQLQAKRFDVVISDMRLPDGFGMELLQDLRDQQRRERCVVMTAYGSAENAVEALRSGAFDYLTKPVDLKQFRSVVASAVQGGDAVPPPRSTRSSPARDGATDSGVPCSLSMARLVGESEAMRNVKQRVAKVARGMAPVLIRGESGTGKELIARALHASSQRASGPLVAVNCGAIPENLLEAEFFGARKGSYTGATQDRQGYFQAAQGGTLFLDEIGDLPLAMQSKLLRAIQERSVRPLGSTQEETVDVRIVSATHHDLASAVQTGRFRQDLYYRLNVIEIFIPPLRERREDLPALCEALLARIALESGGPVPQLTPQALAAITTHALPGNVRELENLLHRAVALSEGDVLTVEAAGPSAADRAFDATPAAPPITPGNPAPTSTTAELPHDLQAWLDQQERDILVRALQAAHFNRTATAARLGISLRQIRYRIARLNITAPNDDNNADAES from the coding sequence ATGTCCCTAAATGCCCCTGCGGCCTCCATCCTGGTGGTCGACGACGAACCCGACCTGCGCACCCTGTACGAGTTGACCCTGTTGCGCGAGGGCTACCGCGTCGACACCGCCGCGACTTTGCTCGAGGCGCGCCAGCAACTGCAGGCCAAACGCTTTGACGTGGTCATCAGCGATATGCGCCTGCCCGACGGTTTTGGCATGGAACTGCTGCAAGATCTGCGCGACCAGCAGCGGCGCGAGCGCTGCGTGGTGATGACGGCCTACGGCTCTGCAGAAAATGCCGTGGAAGCCCTGCGTTCAGGCGCCTTCGACTACCTCACCAAACCGGTCGATCTCAAGCAGTTCCGCTCTGTCGTGGCCTCTGCGGTGCAAGGGGGCGATGCGGTTCCCCCGCCGCGCAGCACCCGCAGCAGCCCCGCCCGCGACGGCGCCACCGACTCCGGAGTCCCTTGCAGCCTGTCGATGGCCCGCCTGGTGGGAGAGTCCGAGGCCATGCGCAACGTCAAACAGCGTGTGGCCAAGGTGGCGCGTGGCATGGCGCCCGTGCTCATCCGGGGCGAGTCGGGTACGGGCAAGGAGCTGATCGCCCGCGCCCTGCATGCCAGCAGCCAGCGCGCCAGCGGCCCCCTGGTGGCCGTCAACTGCGGCGCCATCCCTGAAAATTTGCTGGAAGCCGAATTTTTCGGCGCCCGCAAGGGCTCCTATACAGGCGCGACGCAAGACCGCCAGGGGTACTTTCAGGCCGCGCAGGGCGGCACTCTGTTTCTGGACGAAATCGGGGACCTGCCACTGGCCATGCAGTCCAAGCTGTTGCGCGCCATCCAGGAGCGCAGCGTGCGCCCGCTGGGCTCCACCCAGGAAGAAACCGTGGATGTACGCATCGTCAGCGCCACGCACCACGACCTGGCCTCGGCCGTGCAGACGGGACGATTCCGGCAGGATTTGTACTATCGGCTCAACGTCATCGAAATTTTCATCCCCCCGCTGCGCGAGCGACGCGAAGACCTACCCGCTCTGTGCGAGGCTTTGCTGGCGCGCATTGCGCTGGAGTCGGGAGGCCCCGTGCCCCAGCTCACCCCGCAAGCGCTGGCCGCCATCACCACCCACGCCCTGCCCGGCAATGTGCGCGAGCTGGAGAACCTGCTGCACCGCGCCGTGGCGCTGAGCGAAGGCGATGTGCTCACGGTGGAAGCCGCAGGCCCGTCGGCTGCCGACCGCGCCTTCGATGCAACCCCTGCAGCACCCCCCATCACCCCCGGCAACCCGGCCCCCACGTCCACCACCGCCGAGCTTCCCCATGACCTGCAGGCCTGGCTCGACCAGCAGGAGCGTGACATTCTGGTGCGCGCACTGCAAGCAGCCCATTTCAACCGCACCGCCACAGCGGCCCGACTGGGCATCAGCCTGCGCCAGATCCGCTACCGCATCGCGCGCCTGAACATTACCGCGCCCAATGACGACAACAACGCCGACGCAGAATCCTGA
- a CDS encoding PAS domain-containing sensor histidine kinase, which translates to MHADTIPPGNSTAARPLAVDETPFLRLWHGFLTGRTMIALALLLLQGVGQVINQNAHPLVLMVCVAYLAATLALRVLARRAPPSPQAGLQWLPSIGVDLVAVSALQLLHIGSMNFTPLLGLPILMASVLGTLTLALGTTAAATLLLLAWAWWQGYHGPDTDTAQLYLQAALTGTGYFIASFLIHQLSTRLVREQQTAQRSKVAALVQSQVSTLIIQNLTDGVLVVDEEVTVRMANPAGLSLLGCPSGSDPPFTLHQAAAWQALVALARRSFRLDQPQTADLNLLNEGRSPVGLHVRTWLTSPKQSAAGVPGARLCVMFLHDLREMEARLRTEKLAAMGRMSAAVAHEIRNPLAAIMQANALLEEDLEQPAQKRLSQMVQQNADRLARIAEEILDIARVQHQISHAPASTLTLDSTVAQIWQDWSGHDPAKRQGRVTLMAGEVHVEFDTEHLRRVLVNLLDNALRYKSSEPDALQLSTRISAPGQACVQVWSDGAPMDQSVERHLFEPFFSSESRSSGLGLYICRELCERHGAAISYQRTSRPTSRGDIEGNAFTVSFRQVGRLQESASLFDTIVV; encoded by the coding sequence ATGCACGCTGACACCATACCTCCCGGCAACAGCACGGCCGCGCGGCCCCTGGCGGTGGATGAGACCCCTTTTCTGCGCCTGTGGCACGGTTTCCTGACGGGCCGCACCATGATCGCGCTGGCCCTGCTGCTGCTGCAAGGGGTGGGCCAGGTCATCAACCAGAACGCCCATCCGTTGGTGCTCATGGTGTGCGTGGCGTACCTGGCCGCAACGCTGGCCCTGCGCGTGCTGGCGCGGCGGGCGCCGCCTTCTCCGCAGGCCGGTCTGCAATGGCTGCCGTCCATTGGCGTGGACCTGGTGGCGGTAAGTGCGCTGCAACTGCTGCACATCGGCTCCATGAACTTCACGCCCCTGCTGGGCCTGCCCATCCTCATGGCCTCGGTGCTGGGAACGCTCACCCTGGCGCTGGGCACCACGGCAGCCGCCACTTTGCTGCTGCTGGCCTGGGCATGGTGGCAGGGTTACCACGGGCCCGACACGGATACTGCGCAACTCTATCTGCAGGCAGCGCTGACCGGGACCGGCTATTTCATCGCCTCCTTCCTGATACACCAGCTCTCGACCCGGCTGGTGCGCGAGCAGCAAACAGCGCAGCGCAGCAAGGTAGCGGCCCTGGTGCAAAGCCAGGTCAGCACGCTGATCATCCAGAACCTGACGGACGGCGTGCTGGTGGTTGACGAAGAAGTCACCGTGCGCATGGCCAACCCGGCGGGGCTTTCGCTGCTGGGCTGCCCGTCCGGCTCGGACCCTCCATTCACATTGCACCAGGCTGCAGCATGGCAGGCACTGGTGGCTCTGGCGCGCCGCTCCTTTCGCCTGGACCAGCCCCAGACCGCCGACCTGAACCTGCTGAATGAAGGACGAAGCCCCGTCGGCCTGCATGTGCGCACCTGGCTGACCTCGCCAAAACAAAGCGCTGCCGGTGTGCCGGGCGCCCGTTTGTGTGTGATGTTCCTGCACGATCTGCGTGAGATGGAAGCGCGTCTGCGCACCGAAAAACTGGCGGCCATGGGCCGCATGTCGGCCGCCGTGGCGCACGAGATCCGCAATCCACTGGCGGCCATCATGCAGGCCAATGCCCTGTTGGAAGAAGACCTGGAGCAACCCGCACAAAAACGCTTGAGCCAGATGGTGCAGCAAAACGCCGACCGTCTGGCCCGCATTGCCGAGGAAATCCTTGACATCGCGCGCGTGCAGCACCAGATCAGCCACGCCCCGGCATCCACCTTGACGCTCGATTCCACCGTGGCACAGATCTGGCAGGACTGGAGCGGCCACGATCCGGCCAAGCGCCAGGGCCGTGTGACGCTCATGGCTGGCGAGGTGCACGTGGAGTTCGATACCGAACACCTGCGCCGTGTGCTGGTCAACCTGCTCGACAATGCCTTGCGCTACAAGAGTAGCGAGCCCGATGCGTTACAGCTGAGTACCCGCATCAGCGCCCCTGGCCAGGCCTGCGTACAGGTCTGGAGCGATGGAGCGCCCATGGACCAATCGGTGGAGCGCCATCTGTTCGAGCCCTTCTTTTCATCCGAAAGCCGATCCAGCGGCCTGGGCCTGTACATTTGCCGCGAACTGTGTGAGCGGCATGGCGCCGCCATCAGCTACCAGCGCACCAGCCGCCCCACCTCCCGGGGCGACATCGAGGGCAATGCCTTCACAGTGAGCTTCCGCCAGGTCGGGCGGCTGCAAGAGTCGGCCTCCCTGTTTGACACCATTGTGGTTTGA
- a CDS encoding PP0621 family protein, with protein sequence MKYLLVLAVIAIGYAFWRSQRTDAPPSQGKRPPLPAPQDMVACDRCGVHLPRSEALTHGARTYCCAEHQQQDAR encoded by the coding sequence ATGAAATACTTGCTGGTCCTTGCCGTCATCGCCATAGGCTACGCTTTTTGGCGCAGCCAGCGCACGGACGCCCCGCCATCGCAGGGCAAACGCCCGCCGCTGCCCGCACCGCAGGACATGGTGGCCTGCGACCGCTGCGGCGTGCATCTGCCGCGCTCCGAAGCGTTGACACACGGCGCCCGCACATACTGCTGCGCCGAGCACCAGCAGCAAGATGCACGCTGA
- the ccsA gene encoding cytochrome c biogenesis protein CcsA codes for MILASSSPVSLVLGLATALAYAVPAVAAARLQARGARAALWVAWVLHAATLAWSMVETTPRFGFAPALSVTAWLVLTVYAIEHQLFPQLRARWALAALGSLAVLLAMAFPGQALHGTASAWLPLHLALGISAYGLLAAAVVHAALMTRAERRIRLAVDPHSGMPLLTLERLTFRFVTAGFVLLTATLAAGMLFSESLYGRAWRWDHKAVFSVLSWLTFAALLLGRKRFGWRGRSAVRMLYTGAALLLLAYVGSRFALEVVLGRSA; via the coding sequence ATGATTTTAGCTAGTAGCTCCCCCGTCAGTCTGGTGCTCGGGCTCGCCACTGCTCTGGCCTATGCCGTTCCGGCTGTGGCAGCAGCCCGCCTGCAGGCCCGGGGTGCCCGCGCAGCCCTGTGGGTCGCCTGGGTATTGCACGCCGCCACCCTGGCCTGGAGCATGGTGGAGACGACGCCGCGCTTCGGTTTTGCCCCGGCCCTGTCGGTCACTGCGTGGCTGGTTCTCACGGTCTATGCCATCGAACACCAGTTGTTCCCACAGCTGCGGGCCCGCTGGGCGCTGGCTGCTCTGGGCAGCCTGGCTGTGTTGCTGGCAATGGCGTTCCCGGGCCAGGCCCTGCATGGCACGGCCTCGGCCTGGCTGCCGCTGCACCTGGCGCTGGGCATCTCGGCCTATGGCCTGCTGGCCGCCGCCGTGGTGCATGCCGCCTTGATGACGCGCGCCGAACGGCGCATCCGCCTGGCGGTCGATCCCCACAGCGGCATGCCCTTGCTGACGCTCGAGCGCCTGACCTTCCGATTCGTGACCGCGGGCTTCGTGCTGCTGACCGCCACACTGGCGGCCGGCATGCTGTTCAGCGAATCGCTCTATGGCCGTGCCTGGCGCTGGGACCACAAGGCCGTGTTCTCGGTGCTGTCGTGGCTGACCTTTGCCGCACTGCTGCTCGGACGCAAGCGCTTTGGCTGGCGTGGCCGCAGCGCCGTGCGCATGCTCTACACGGGCGCTGCGCTGCTGCTGCTGGCTTATGTGGGTTCGCGTTTTGCACTGGAAGTGGTGCTGGGACGCAGCGCATGA
- the ffh gene encoding signal recognition particle protein: protein MASALTDKLSRLVKEMRGQARITESNVQDMLREVRMALLEADVALPVVRDFIARVKEKALGEEVLGSLKPGQMLVSIVNRELAATMGEGVSDINLAAQPPAVILMAGLQGAGKTTTTAKLAKHLITKRKKKVLTVSGDVYRPAAIEQLKTVTAQAGAEWFPSTPDQKPRDIALAALDYAKKHYFDVLLVDTAGRLAIDEVLMQEIKDLHAVLNPIETLFVVDAMQGQDAINTARAFKEALPLTGIVLTKLDGDSRGGAALSVRQITGAPIKFAGVSEKLDGLEVFDAERHAGRILGMGDIVALVEQVAAGVDMEAAQKLAAKVKSGDGFDLSDFLGQLQQMKQMGGLASLMDKLPSQLTAKAGQVDMDKAEKDIKRKEGIIQSMTPLERRRPELIKATRKKRIAGGAGVQVQEVNRLLKEFEQMQGMMKKMKGGGLMKMMKKMGGMKGMGGGGGMPGMPF, encoded by the coding sequence ATGGCCTCCGCCCTTACCGACAAACTCTCGCGCCTCGTCAAGGAGATGCGTGGCCAGGCCCGCATCACCGAATCCAACGTACAGGACATGCTGCGCGAGGTGCGCATGGCCCTGCTCGAAGCCGACGTGGCCCTGCCCGTGGTGCGCGACTTCATCGCCCGCGTCAAGGAAAAGGCGCTGGGCGAAGAGGTGCTGGGCTCCCTCAAACCTGGGCAGATGCTGGTCAGCATCGTCAACCGCGAACTGGCCGCCACCATGGGCGAGGGCGTGTCCGACATCAATCTGGCGGCCCAGCCCCCGGCCGTGATCCTGATGGCGGGTTTGCAGGGCGCGGGCAAGACCACGACCACGGCCAAGCTGGCCAAGCACCTGATCACCAAGCGCAAGAAAAAGGTGCTGACCGTCTCCGGCGACGTGTACCGTCCCGCCGCCATCGAGCAGCTCAAGACCGTCACGGCCCAGGCCGGTGCAGAGTGGTTCCCGAGCACGCCCGACCAGAAGCCGCGCGACATTGCCCTGGCCGCGCTGGACTACGCCAAGAAACACTACTTTGATGTGCTGCTGGTCGACACTGCCGGTCGCCTGGCCATCGACGAAGTGCTGATGCAGGAAATCAAGGACCTGCACGCGGTGCTCAATCCGATCGAAACCCTGTTCGTGGTGGACGCCATGCAGGGCCAGGATGCCATCAACACCGCACGTGCCTTCAAGGAAGCACTGCCGCTGACCGGCATCGTTTTGACCAAGCTCGACGGTGATTCACGCGGCGGCGCTGCGCTGTCTGTGCGCCAGATCACCGGCGCACCGATCAAGTTTGCCGGCGTGTCCGAGAAGCTCGACGGCCTGGAGGTGTTCGACGCCGAGCGCCACGCGGGCCGCATTCTGGGCATGGGCGACATCGTTGCGCTGGTGGAGCAAGTGGCGGCCGGTGTGGACATGGAAGCCGCGCAAAAGCTCGCTGCCAAGGTCAAGAGTGGCGACGGCTTTGATCTGAGCGATTTTCTGGGCCAGTTGCAGCAAATGAAGCAGATGGGCGGGCTCGCCAGCCTCATGGACAAGCTGCCCTCTCAGCTCACCGCCAAGGCCGGTCAGGTGGACATGGACAAGGCCGAGAAAGACATCAAGCGCAAGGAAGGCATCATCCAAAGCATGACGCCGCTGGAGCGCCGTCGGCCCGAACTCATCAAGGCCACCCGCAAGAAACGCATCGCTGGCGGAGCGGGTGTGCAGGTGCAGGAAGTCAACCGCCTGCTCAAGGAGTTTGAGCAGATGCAGGGCATGATGAAAAAGATGAAGGGTGGCGGCCTGATGAAAATGATGAAAAAGATGGGCGGAATGAAAGGCATGGGGGGTGGCGGCGGTATGCCTGGCATGCCTTTCTGA